The following proteins are encoded in a genomic region of Anabas testudineus chromosome 13, fAnaTes1.2, whole genome shotgun sequence:
- the LOC113167379 gene encoding U1 small nuclear ribonucleoprotein A-like has product MATTEVRLNHTIYINNLNEKIKKDELKKSLYAIFSQFGQILDILVARNLKMKGQAFVIFKEVNSASNALRSMQGFPFYDKPMRIQYAKQDSDIIAKMKGTYVERDRKKEKKKTKGPDAAGSKKGASGAAAAMVAGVPAAMPGMPPMSQAPRMMHMPGQPPYMPPPGMIPPPGMAPGQMPPGAIPPGQMMPGQMPQQVAENPPNHILFLTNLPEETNELMLSMLFNQFPGFKEVRLVPGRHDIAFVEFENEVQAGAAREALQGFKITQTNAMKISFAKK; this is encoded by the exons ATGGCCACAACCGAAGTACGGCTTAACCATACAATCTACATCAACAACTTGAATGAGAAAATCAAGAAAGATG AGTTGAAAAAGTCGCTCTACGCCATCTTCTCACAGTTCGGACAGATTTTGGACATCTTGGTCGCACGAAACCTAAAGATGAAGGGTCAGGCCTTTGTTATCTTCAAAGAGGTTAACAGCGCTTCCAATGCTCTGAGATCCATGCAGGGATTCCCTTTCTATGATAAACCCATG CGCATCCAGTACGCCAAGCAGGACTCAGATATCATAGCTAAAATGAAGGGGACCTATGTGGAGCGTGACcgaaaaaaagagaaaaagaagaccAAGGGACCTGATGCAGCCGGATCTAAGAAAGGGGCATCAGGTGCAGCTGCAGCCATGGTCGCTGGGGTACCTGCTGCAATGCCT gGAATGCCTCCAATGAGCCAGGCTCCACGCATGATGCACATGCCAGGCCAGCCGCCGTATATGCCCCCTCCAGGCATGATACCTCCTCCAGGTATGGCACCTGGTCAGATGCCTCCTGGTGCCATCCCTCCTGGTCAGATGATGCCTGGACAGATGCCTCAGCAG GTTGCTGAAAATCCTCCAAATCACATTCTCTTCCTCACCAACCTGCCAGAGGAGACAAACGAACTTATGCTGTCCATGCTCTTCAACCA GTTTCCTGGGTTCAAAGAGGTACGTCTGGTCCCTGGACGCCACGATATCGCCTTTGTGGAGTTTGAGAATGAAGTTCAGGCTGGGGCTGCACGAGAGGCACTACAGGGCTTTAAGATCACACAAACGAATGCCATGAAGATCTCATTTGCCAAAAAATAA
- the LOC113171663 gene encoding protein jagged-1-like: protein MEMESSRAHRITRLNPVRNGRGKITAKSHMKAERHRGHLHLQRTLIVLIALTLQPQTVCAAGMFELQIRHFQNPHGLLQTGDCCDLQASGGQRCSARDQCDTFFQACLKEYQARVVPTGPCTFGQAAQGSWVETPFRFTSEDMM, encoded by the exons atggagatggagagctCCAGAGCGCACAGGATAACTCGGCTCAATCCTGTAAGAAACGGGAGGGGAAAGATCACCGCGAAGTCTCACATGAAGGCTGAGCGACACCGGGGACACCTGCACTTGCAGCGGACTCTGATTGTTCTCATCGCGCTCACGCTCCAACCGCAG ACTGTGTGTGCGGCGGGGATGTTCGAACTTCAGATCCGCCACTTCCAGAATCCGCACGGGCTCCTGCAAACTGGCGACTGCTGCGACCTCCAGGCCAGTGGGGGGCAGCGCTGCTCTGCCAGGGACCAATGTGATACTTTCTTCCAAGCCTGTCTCAAGGAGTACCAGGCCAGGGTCGTCCCCACTGGACCATGCACCTTCGGTCAGGCAGCACAGGGATCCTGGGTGGAAACTCCCTTTCGCTTCACCAGCGAGGACATGATgtag